One part of the Arabidopsis thaliana chromosome 1 sequence genome encodes these proteins:
- a CDS encoding L-Aspartase-like family protein (L-Aspartase-like family protein; FUNCTIONS IN: N6-(1,2-dicarboxyethyl)AMP AMP-lyase (fumarate-forming) activity, catalytic activity; INVOLVED IN: purine ribonucleotide biosynthetic process, IMP biosynthetic process; LOCATED IN: chloroplast; CONTAINS InterPro DOMAIN/s: L-Aspartase-like (InterPro:IPR008948), Adenylosuccinate lyase C-terminal/plant (InterPro:IPR013539), Adenylosuccinate lyase (InterPro:IPR004769), Fumarate lyase, conserved site (InterPro:IPR020557), Lyase 1, N-terminal (InterPro:IPR022761), Fumarate lyase (InterPro:IPR000362); BEST Arabidopsis thaliana protein match is: L-Aspartase-like family protein (TAIR:AT4G18440.1).) has translation MELNLSSMATKIPCSGLIPIRSLLNPSKSLSHLPRVSFSVSSPHSLKLMTSTKLIAMASASSRDFEMSNLTALSPLDGRYWGKVKDLASSMSEFGLIYFRVLVEIKWLIKLSNIPQVTEVPSFSKEAHKYLQGIIDGFSMDDALQVKKIERVTNHDVKAVEYFLKQKCESHPEIAKVLEFFHFACTSEDINNLSHALMLQEALSSVILPTMDELIKSISLMAKSFAYVPMLSRTHGQPASPTTLGKEMAIFAVRLSVERRYLSETKIKGKFAGAVGNYNAHISAYSNIDWPHVAEEFVTSLGLTFNPYVTQIEPHDYMARLFNTISQFNNVLIDFDRDIWSYISLAGEIGSSTMPHKVNPIDFENSEGNLGKANAELAFLSMKLPISRMQRDLTDSTVLRNMGGALGHSLLAYKSAIQGIGKLQVNEARLKDDLDHTWEVLAEPIQTVMRRYGVPEPYEKLKELTRGRAVNEESIRKFIKSLELPEEAKDQLLKLTPHTYVGAAAALALAVDDAVHLGH, from the exons ATGGAGCTCAATTTATCTTCGATGGCCACCAAAATCCCTTGTTCCGGCCTTATACCCATAAGAAGTCTTTTAAACCCATCAAAATCTCTGTCTCATCTTCCAAGAGtttcattctctgtttcttctcctcatTCTCTCAAGCTAATGACTTCAACAAAG TTGATAGCAATGGCTAGTGCAAGTTCCAGAGACTTTGAGATGTCGAATTTAACAGCATTATCGCCTTTGGATGGACGTTATTGGGGAAAAGTTAAGGACTTGGCTTCTTCTATGAGCGAGTTTGGATTGATCTATTTCCGAGTACTTGTCGAG ATCAAATGGCTTATTAAGCTTTCAAATATACCTCAAGTCACTGAAGTTCCAAGCTTTAGCAAAGAAGCTCATAAGTACTTGCAAGGTATAATCGATGGATTTAGTATGGATGATGCATTGCAAGTTAAGAAGATTGAGAGAGTGACAAATCACGATGTGAAAGCAGTGGAGtattttttgaaacaaaagtgTGAATCACATCCAGAGATTGCTAAG GTTCTAGAGTTTTTCCATTTCGCTTGTACGTCTGAGGACATCAACAATCTTTCCCATGCTTTGATGCTTCAAGAAGCACTTAGTTCGGTTATACTTCCTACCATGGATGAGTTGATCAAGTCTATCTCTCTGATGGCTAAGAGCTTTGCATATGTACCTATGCTTTCACGAACTCATGGGCAG CCAGCTTCACCTACAACATTGGGGAAGGAAATGGCGATTTTTGCTGTGAGGTTAAGTGTAGAAAGGAGATATCTTTCAGAAACTAAGATTAAGGGGAAATTTGCGGGTGCTGTTGGAAACTACAACGCGCATATTTCCGCGTATTCTAATATTGACTGGCCTCATGTTGCAGAGGAGTTTGTTACTTCTCTTGGATTAACATTTAACCCATACGTGACtcag ATTGAACCACATGACTATATGGCTAGACTTTTTAATACAATTAGCCAATTCAACAATGTCTTGATTGATTTTGACAGAGATATATGGAGCTACATATCTCTAG CGGGTGAAATCGGATCATCGACAATGCCTCACAAAGTGAATCCTATTGACTTTGAGAACAGCGAAGGGAATCTAGGTAAAGCAAATGCAGAGCTTGCTTTTCTCAGCATGAAGCTTCCCATTTCACGAATGCAG CGTGATTTAACAGATTCAACTGTCTTGAGAAACATGGGTGGAGCTTTAGGACACTCTCTTCTGGCTTACAAGAGCGCGATACAGGGAATTGGGAAGCTTCAG GTTAATGAAGCTCGGTTAAAAGACGATTTGGATCATACTTGGGAAGTCCTCGCTGAACCGATACAAACT gtGATGAGGAGATATGGTGTTCCAGAGCCGTATGAGAAGCTGAAGGAGCTAACAAGAGGAAGAGCTGTGAATGAAGAAAGCATTAGAAAGTTTATTAAAAGTTTGGAATTGcctgaagaagcaaaagaccAACTTTTGAAGCTAACTCCACACACATATGTTGGCGCTGCTGCTGCATTGGCACTAGCCGTGGATGATGCTGTGCACTTGGGACATTAA
- a CDS encoding L-Aspartase-like family protein (L-Aspartase-like family protein; FUNCTIONS IN: N6-(1,2-dicarboxyethyl)AMP AMP-lyase (fumarate-forming) activity, catalytic activity; INVOLVED IN: purine ribonucleotide biosynthetic process, purine base biosynthetic process, IMP biosynthetic process; LOCATED IN: chloroplast; CONTAINS InterPro DOMAIN/s: Adenylosuccinate lyase C-terminal/plant (InterPro:IPR013539), L-Aspartase-like (InterPro:IPR008948), Adenylosuccinate lyase (InterPro:IPR004769), Fumarate lyase, conserved site (InterPro:IPR020557), Lyase 1, N-terminal (InterPro:IPR022761), Fumarate lyase (InterPro:IPR000362); BEST Arabidopsis thaliana protein match is: L-Aspartase-like family protein (TAIR:AT4G18440.1); Has 11787 Blast hits to 11785 proteins in 2616 species: Archae - 258; Bacteria - 6912; Metazoa - 254; Fungi - 311; Plants - 90; Viruses - 0; Other Eukaryotes - 3962 (source: NCBI BLink).): protein MELNLSSMATKIPCSGLIPIRSLLNPSKSLSHLPRVSFSVSSPHSLKLMTSTKLIAMASASSRDFEMSNLTALSPLDGRYWGKVKDLASSMSEFGLIYFRVLVEIKWLIKLSNIPQVTEVPSFSKEAHKYLQGIIDGFSMDDALQVKKIERVTNHDVKAVEYFLKQKCESHPEIAKVLEFFHFACTSEDINNLSHALMLQEALSSVILPTMDELIKSISLMAKSFAYVPMLSRTHGQPASPTTLGKEMAIFAVRLSVERRYLSETKIKGKFAGAVGNYNAHISAYSNIDWPHVAEEFVTSLGLTFNPYVTQIEPHDYMARLFNTISQFNNVLIDFDRDIWSYISLGYFKQITKAGEIGSSTMPHKVNPIDFENSEGNLGKANAELAFLSMKLPISRMQRDLTDSTVLRNMGGALGHSLLAYKSAIQGIGKLQVNEARLKDDLDHTWEVLAEPIQTVMRRYGVPEPYEKLKELTRGRAVNEESIRKFIKSLELPEEAKDQLLKLTPHTYVGAAAALALAVDDAVHLGH, encoded by the exons ATGGAGCTCAATTTATCTTCGATGGCCACCAAAATCCCTTGTTCCGGCCTTATACCCATAAGAAGTCTTTTAAACCCATCAAAATCTCTGTCTCATCTTCCAAGAGtttcattctctgtttcttctcctcatTCTCTCAAGCTAATGACTTCAACAAAG TTGATAGCAATGGCTAGTGCAAGTTCCAGAGACTTTGAGATGTCGAATTTAACAGCATTATCGCCTTTGGATGGACGTTATTGGGGAAAAGTTAAGGACTTGGCTTCTTCTATGAGCGAGTTTGGATTGATCTATTTCCGAGTACTTGTCGAG ATCAAATGGCTTATTAAGCTTTCAAATATACCTCAAGTCACTGAAGTTCCAAGCTTTAGCAAAGAAGCTCATAAGTACTTGCAAGGTATAATCGATGGATTTAGTATGGATGATGCATTGCAAGTTAAGAAGATTGAGAGAGTGACAAATCACGATGTGAAAGCAGTGGAGtattttttgaaacaaaagtgTGAATCACATCCAGAGATTGCTAAG GTTCTAGAGTTTTTCCATTTCGCTTGTACGTCTGAGGACATCAACAATCTTTCCCATGCTTTGATGCTTCAAGAAGCACTTAGTTCGGTTATACTTCCTACCATGGATGAGTTGATCAAGTCTATCTCTCTGATGGCTAAGAGCTTTGCATATGTACCTATGCTTTCACGAACTCATGGGCAG CCAGCTTCACCTACAACATTGGGGAAGGAAATGGCGATTTTTGCTGTGAGGTTAAGTGTAGAAAGGAGATATCTTTCAGAAACTAAGATTAAGGGGAAATTTGCGGGTGCTGTTGGAAACTACAACGCGCATATTTCCGCGTATTCTAATATTGACTGGCCTCATGTTGCAGAGGAGTTTGTTACTTCTCTTGGATTAACATTTAACCCATACGTGACtcag ATTGAACCACATGACTATATGGCTAGACTTTTTAATACAATTAGCCAATTCAACAATGTCTTGATTGATTTTGACAGAGATATATGGAGCTACATATCTCTAGGTTACTTTAAGCAG ATAACTAAAGCGGGTGAAATCGGATCATCGACAATGCCTCACAAAGTGAATCCTATTGACTTTGAGAACAGCGAAGGGAATCTAGGTAAAGCAAATGCAGAGCTTGCTTTTCTCAGCATGAAGCTTCCCATTTCACGAATGCAG CGTGATTTAACAGATTCAACTGTCTTGAGAAACATGGGTGGAGCTTTAGGACACTCTCTTCTGGCTTACAAGAGCGCGATACAGGGAATTGGGAAGCTTCAG GTTAATGAAGCTCGGTTAAAAGACGATTTGGATCATACTTGGGAAGTCCTCGCTGAACCGATACAAACT gtGATGAGGAGATATGGTGTTCCAGAGCCGTATGAGAAGCTGAAGGAGCTAACAAGAGGAAGAGCTGTGAATGAAGAAAGCATTAGAAAGTTTATTAAAAGTTTGGAATTGcctgaagaagcaaaagaccAACTTTTGAAGCTAACTCCACACACATATGTTGGCGCTGCTGCTGCATTGGCACTAGCCGTGGATGATGCTGTGCACTTGGGACATTAA